In Flavobacterium sp. GSB-24, the genomic window GATAATGGCACCAACTCCAATCGCAGTAAGACTCCATTTTCCAAGGACTCTCTTTAAATTACTTTTTTTTATATCGGCCTCAAAGGCAGATATTGGTTTAACTCTCCAAATTGACATACTATTATATTGGTTTATTGTTATTAAGCTCCAAATGTATTGTTTTTTGTAAAAAATAAAAACAAATATCATGTTTTAAGTTATAAATTATTGATTTTTTTTAAAGGACTCTCAAGGATGCTTCTTTAAGTATTGATATTCATTAAATTAATTGCTCTTTTGTAGCAGATTTGATAATTTTTTTAAAAACTATTTTCTTACTAATTTTCTTAATAAATTTGAAAGATTTTTCTGATTTTTAATTTTGAATAAATTTGAAACTCTTTTTTGTTTATGAATTTCACACATTTAAATAAGTATTTGCATTTTACAAAGCATCAACGAACAGGAATCTTAATCCTGTTTATAATTATAATATCATTGCAATTATTCTACTTGTTTTCAGATTTTAGTACTTCAGAAACCAAAAGCCCTAATAAAGAAGAATGGATGGCTTATCAATCAGATATTGATGAACAAAAATCTATTAAACAAAATAGTAAGCCAGTAAATTATCTATTTAATCCAAATTTTATTTCGGATTATAAAGGATATAAACTTGGAATGTCAGTTGAACAAATTGATCGCCTGATAGCATTTCGTAAAGAAAATAAATATGTAAATTCAGCAGAAGAATTTCAAAAGGTTACGGGAGTTTCAGATTCATTATTAAATAAGATTTCTCCTTTATTTAAATTCCCAGATTGGGTTCAGAATAAAACACGTTTCCAAACAGAAAAAACAGAATATACTGCGAAGAGCTTTTCAAAAAAAGTTGAGAAGTTTGAAGTATTAGATATCAATAAAGCAACACAAGAAGATCTAATAAAAATTTATGGAATTGGAGAAGGCTTATCGTCTAGAATACTAAAGCAGAAAGAAATTCTAGGATGTTTTGTGTCAATGGACCAAATGCAAGAAGTTTGGGGGCTTTCGCCAGAGGTTATAACTGAGCTAAAGAGCCATTTTAAAGTTGTTATTCCCTCAACTATAAAAAAAATAGATGTAAATAATGCTTCTTTAAAAGAATTATCCCAGTTTCCATATTTCAGATATACACTGGCAAAACAGATTGTCACGTACAGAAGCATGAATGGAAATTTTAATAATATTGAGGATTTAGCAAAAATTAAAGATTTTCCTGTTGAAAAAGCAAAAATAATTAGTTTATATTTGGAGTTCTAAAAGAAAGTAACTAATGAATTTTGATTACAACGAAACACAGCAGATGATAGCGCAGTCGATAAAAGACTTTGCTGAAAAAAATATAAAACCTTATATAATGGAATGGGATGAATCGCAGATTTTTCCAATCCCATTGTTCAAACAACTTGGCGAAATGGGCTTTATGGGAGTTCT contains:
- a CDS encoding helix-hairpin-helix domain-containing protein, which translates into the protein MNFTHLNKYLHFTKHQRTGILILFIIIISLQLFYLFSDFSTSETKSPNKEEWMAYQSDIDEQKSIKQNSKPVNYLFNPNFISDYKGYKLGMSVEQIDRLIAFRKENKYVNSAEEFQKVTGVSDSLLNKISPLFKFPDWVQNKTRFQTEKTEYTAKSFSKKVEKFEVLDINKATQEDLIKIYGIGEGLSSRILKQKEILGCFVSMDQMQEVWGLSPEVITELKSHFKVVIPSTIKKIDVNNASLKELSQFPYFRYTLAKQIVTYRSMNGNFNNIEDLAKIKDFPVEKAKIISLYLEF